In Acipenser ruthenus chromosome 16, fAciRut3.2 maternal haplotype, whole genome shotgun sequence, the following proteins share a genomic window:
- the LOC117412058 gene encoding cysteinyl leukotriene receptor 1, with product MSGVNFSDNNSICPSIDDFRNKIYSTVYSLITVFGFVGNGFALYVLIKTFRKRSTFHIYMMNLAISDLLCCLTLPLRVVYYVNKGHWYFGDFLCRISSYALYVNLYCSIFFMMAMSCTRFIAIVFPVQNLKLVSERKAKIICACIWIFICATSSPFLMSGTKEVGNKTKCFEPPSGTDTRKLVILNYISLVVGFSIPFLVILICYTGMIWTLMVNSGSMKKQKSMQTKAIRMICIVMAAFLISFMPYHIQRTLHLHFLMKKGSSCNDIVYMQKSVVITLCLAAGNSCFDPMLYFFSGDNFRRRLSRFRKPSVSTNLTEKKKKKKKTFTVNKINVESHKREEESLRGIDDKVVSGSG from the coding sequence ATGTCAGGTGTAAACTTTTCAGATAACAACAGCATCTGCCCGTCGATTGATGACTTCCGTAACAAGATCTACTCCACCGTCTACTCCCTGATTACCGTCTTCGGCTTTGTAGGGAACGGCTTTGCTCTCTATGTCCTCATCAAGACCTTCCGAAAGAGATCTACCTTCCACATCTACATGATGAACCTGGCCATCTCTGACCTGCTGTGTTGCTTAACTCTGCCCTTGCGTGTTGTCTACTATGTGAACAAGGGCCACTGGTACTTTGGTGACTTCCTGTGCCGCATCAGTTCCTACGCCCTCTACGTTAACCTCTACTGCAGCATCTTCTTTATGATGGCAATGAGCTGCACCCGCTTCATAGCTATCGTATTCCCAGTGCAGAACCTGAAGCTGGTGAGTGAGAGGAAGGCCAAAATCATCTGTGCGTGTATCTGGATCTTTATCTGCGCGACCAGCTCTCCGTTCCTTATGAGTGGCACAAAGGAAGTAGGAAACAAAACCAAGTGCTTTGAGCCTCCTAGTGGTACTGACACCCGTAAGCTCGTTATCCTCAACTACATTTCCCTGGTGGTGGGGTTCAGCATCCCCTTCCTGGTCATCCTGATCTGTTACACAGGGATGATCTGGACCCTGATGGTCAACTCAGGCAGCATGAAGAAGCAAAAGAGCATGCAGACAAAGGCCATCCGGATGATCTGCATTGTCATGGCAGCCTTCCTCATCAGCTTCATGCCCTACCACATCCAGCGCACCTTGCACCTGCACTTCCTGATGAAGAAAGGAAGCTCCTGCAACGATATTGTCTACATGCAGAAGTCGGTGGTTATCACCCTATGCCTGGCCGCTGGCAACTCATGCTTTGACCCCATGCTCTACTTCTTCTCCGGGGACAACTTCCGTAGGAGGCTCTCCAGGTTCCGCAAGCCCTCTGTCAGCACGAATCTCAccgagaagaagaagaagaagaagaagacctTCACTGTCAACAAAATAAACGTGGAGAGCCACAAACGAGAGGAAGAGTCATTAAGGGGCATCGATGACAAGGTGGTTAGTGGTAGTGGCTAG
- the LOC117412060 gene encoding lysophosphatidic acid receptor 6-like, giving the protein MRRNHHKRKAVIGHCRLFCAEAWKYHRQRERKGLFEFRLPRTDAKMGLSTKYSYHQINHGDSTSRPETDPRNVLRRYLLLKYIQYLILPSSNFLASVFGMLGSVYTAVALQSPSISRKSTTVFISHLVQADVLVLIQIAELLQGYTDVKLLAGRPSFLEGLCHNLLNANEHASLLLLSCLSLEVLLITLLPAESRGLRTVRWARLACTLIWVAVLGELAVLQAAESLQRAGLSFHGDHSLVFPLLQGCVWAAPLLQMVSRVLGVLLWLGNAYVYYRVYCRAPLRRKSC; this is encoded by the exons ATGAGACGTAATCATCACAAAAGGAAGGCAGTGATTGGGCACTGTAGGCTGTTCTGTGCTGAAGCTTGGAAGTatcacagacagagagaaagaaaaggtttATTTGAGTTCAGACTGCCTAGGACGGATGCAAAGATGGGTCTCTCTACAAAATATTCTTATCACCAAAT aaaccATGGCGATTCAACAAGTCGCCCAGAAACTGACCCCAGAAATGTTTTACGAAGGTACCTGCTGCTGAAATACATCCAGTACCTGATCCTGCCTTCTTCGAACTTCTTAGCCTCTGTGTTTGGAATGCTGGGAAGCGTTTACACAGCAGTGGCCCTCCAGTCCCCTTCCATCTCTCGCAAGTCCACCACAGTATTCATCTCCCACCTGGTTCAAGCAGATGTGCTGGTCCTTATCCAAATCGCAGAGCTCCTCCAGGGCTACACGGATGTCAAACTACTGGCTGGCCGGCCTAGCTTTCTGGAGGGCCTCTGTCACAACCTCCTGAACGCCAATGAGCACGCAAGCTTGCTGCTACTCAGCTGCCTCAGTCTGGAGGTCCTGCTCATCACTCTCTTGCCAGCTGAGTCACGGGGCCTCAGGACAGTTCGTTGGGCCCGGCTGGCCTGCACCCTGATCTGGGTAGCCGTGCTGGGGGAGTTAGCCGTTCTACAGGCTGCAGAGAGCCTCCAGCGAGCAGGCCTCAGTTTCCATGGAGACCACAGCCTGGTCTTCCCGCTGCTCCAGGGCTGTGTATGGGCAGCCCCTCTCCTCCAGATGGTCTCCCGAGTCCTAGGGGTCCTGCTGTGGCTTGGCAATGCCTATGTTTACTACCGAGTTTACTGCAGAGCACCTCTTAGGAGGAAAAGCTGTTGA